Proteins from a single region of Macrobrachium nipponense isolate FS-2020 chromosome 11, ASM1510439v2, whole genome shotgun sequence:
- the LOC135208374 gene encoding uncharacterized protein LOC135208374: MSQHAFKWILVYQDHLTNFVILRALTSKCAAEVAHNLLDIFLLIGAPSILQSDNGTEFTAEVITELKLFWPRLVMVHGKPRDAKVGLATSSLPQEIIQRMQTEDDLLAAINAEQPIDLQDDSAAVTKDEVLPAAAGEQILPSGVPIPMEDDPVLTEDEHPANLVASRIDMIRTERSASRSAQLQQAERMVKRSRLELAAGMPGDNVAIPIPLVDRGCGDPRNILGVIVDRDQNDMYKISVKSGMLKTRFSRNQFDLCPQKLLKESDVNCTQEVSLRQAVAKESKSGGQDSVRCNCAGNRRCESNRCKCYKSKIKCSSRCHSCLDCKNK; the protein is encoded by the coding sequence ATGTCCCAGCATGCATTCAAGTGGATATTGGTGTACCAGGATCACCTCACTAATTTTGTTATTCTCAGAGCTTTGACTTCCAAGTGCGCTGCAGAAGTTGCTCATAATTTGttggatatttttcttttgataggTGCACCCTCCATCCTACAAAGTGACAATGGTACTGAATTTACGGCTGAAGTAATTACGGAATTGAAACTTTTCTGGCCGAGACTTGTCATGGTACACGGTAAACCTCGTGATGCCAAAGTGGGTTTAGCTACGTCTTCATTACCACAAGAAATCATCCAGCGCATGCAAACTGAAGATGACTTACTCGCTGCCATCAACGCCGAGCAGCCTATTGATTTACAAGATGATTCTGCTGCTGTGACAAAGGACGAAGTCTTGCCTGCAGCAGCTGGTGAACAAATACTACCTAGCGGTGTACCAATCCCAATGGAAGATGACCCTGTTCTTACTGAAGATGAACATCCTGCAAACCTCGTCGCTTCACGCATTGACATGATACGAACTGAAAGATCAGCTTCAAGATCCGCTCAGTTACAACAGGCTGAGCGAATGGTGAAACGAAGTCGTCTCGAACTAGCCGCCGGAATGCCAGGAGATAATGTCGCCATTCCAATACCTCTTGTTGATCGAGGGTGTGGGGATCCTCGTAATATTCTAGGTGTTATTGTAGATAGAGATCAAAATGACATGTACAAAATTAGTGTAAAATCTGGAATGTTGAAAACGAGGTTTTCACGCAATCAGTTTGATCTCTGTCCTCAAAAGCTGTTAAAAGAAAGTGATGTAAATTGTACACAGGAAGTATCTTTACGCCAAGCTGTAGCAAAAGAATCGAAATCTGGTGGCCAAGATTCTGTTCGTTGCAATTGTGCCGGGAACAGACGTTGTGAAAGTAATCGTTGTAAGTGCTACAAAAGCAAGATAAAATGCTCTAGCCGTTGTCATAGCTGTTTGGACTGCAAAAACAAGTAA